In one Rhodococcus sp. KBS0724 genomic region, the following are encoded:
- a CDS encoding TetR/AcrR family transcriptional regulator has protein sequence MSKSSPARDVITDVADRMFAERGVDEVSLREIVIESGQKNASAVQYYFGGRDGLFLAVFRRRLAKLNEVRSAYMEIVDREGRGDDIRSLIEVSVLPLADYLRSATEGSHYARFSARMTPRVDFTSRDFADISDVSREVIVRLRRALVHLSEEAAAARVDLTMNMIVSAFAAYEQRQEEGLLGGAASFDDMVTHLIEMSVAALTAPHSPGI, from the coding sequence ATGAGTAAGTCGAGTCCGGCGCGAGACGTGATCACCGATGTAGCAGATCGGATGTTCGCCGAACGCGGTGTGGACGAGGTTTCTCTGCGTGAAATCGTGATCGAATCCGGACAAAAGAATGCGTCCGCCGTGCAGTACTACTTCGGTGGCCGGGACGGATTGTTCCTTGCGGTTTTTCGCCGCCGTCTGGCGAAACTGAACGAGGTACGCAGTGCCTACATGGAAATTGTCGACCGCGAAGGTCGCGGTGACGATATTCGTTCACTGATCGAAGTGTCGGTACTACCCCTTGCGGATTATCTCCGGAGTGCCACGGAGGGTTCGCATTACGCGAGATTCTCGGCGCGCATGACACCACGGGTCGACTTTACGAGCCGCGATTTTGCGGATATCAGTGATGTGAGTCGTGAAGTTATCGTGAGGCTTCGTCGTGCGTTGGTGCATCTCTCGGAGGAAGCAGCTGCTGCTCGAGTGGATCTGACCATGAACATGATCGTTTCTGCTTTTGCGGCATACGAACAGCGTCAGGAAGAAGGGCTGCTCGGCGGAGCCGCTTCTTTCGATGACATGGTGACACATCTGATCGAGATGTCCGTAGCTGCGTTGACTGCTCCGCACAGTCCAGGTATCTAA
- a CDS encoding ABC transporter substrate-binding protein, with the protein MTRTKRVRFGKLVVATFASGMLLAGCAEGTSQEAENAGGAKESAARVGAGILGNQGDGGAPVRGGTLTYASYAPVTSLDPAKTQVTGATGGTELAAIYDLLIRYNAETGSYDPQLAKSLTEDPGNLTWTLTLRENVKFSDGTPLDSAAVVASINRYNDKRGANNEVWTSSVKSAVADGPSNVVFTLNRPWAEFPAMLSFGHGVIVAPSSYAAETFTPVGAGAFTVERFSAPDELVLGARADYWGGAPKLDQVKFVAIQGEQAKIDSLATGGVQMAYLRNAETVEVAKGEFPGYAEFISLSMVGQINNRPGHPGADLRVRQAMNLAIDPDVLDQRSRGGKGMPGGEMFQPWSMWHNDIEPSRLDPARARELLDDAKKDGYDGNITYVGTSDPNGQAAALAVQAMLQSVGFTVNVEYAASTADMVKRLYADHSYDLALGGNGLLDAAPFLRLYSALYSTSANNTVGVANPEMDATLDAIQAAGTAEDKKAALADLQTLFNEQVPIMVWGAGANYVPWSENVYGLMPSLDSIILLDEAWIK; encoded by the coding sequence ATGACTCGAACAAAGCGTGTGCGGTTCGGAAAGTTGGTGGTAGCCACCTTCGCGAGCGGAATGTTGCTGGCTGGTTGTGCTGAGGGAACAAGTCAGGAAGCGGAAAATGCTGGTGGTGCAAAGGAATCCGCGGCGAGAGTCGGGGCTGGAATTCTCGGCAATCAAGGTGACGGGGGTGCCCCGGTCAGAGGTGGAACACTGACGTACGCGTCGTACGCCCCGGTAACGAGCCTGGATCCGGCCAAGACTCAGGTGACCGGAGCGACCGGTGGGACCGAATTGGCGGCGATCTACGACTTGCTGATCCGGTACAACGCCGAAACAGGAAGCTATGATCCACAACTCGCGAAAAGTCTCACTGAAGACCCCGGCAATCTCACGTGGACGCTGACCCTACGGGAGAACGTCAAATTTAGTGACGGTACTCCGCTCGACAGTGCGGCAGTAGTGGCAAGTATCAACCGCTACAACGATAAACGCGGCGCAAATAATGAAGTCTGGACGTCAAGTGTCAAGAGCGCCGTGGCTGATGGTCCGTCGAATGTCGTCTTTACGCTGAACCGTCCGTGGGCGGAGTTCCCGGCTATGTTGAGCTTCGGGCACGGCGTTATCGTTGCGCCGAGTTCCTATGCAGCAGAAACATTCACACCTGTCGGGGCTGGTGCATTCACAGTGGAGCGGTTCTCGGCTCCGGATGAATTGGTTCTCGGCGCTAGGGCTGACTACTGGGGCGGCGCACCGAAATTGGACCAGGTGAAGTTTGTCGCGATTCAGGGCGAACAGGCGAAAATCGATTCACTCGCCACTGGCGGTGTTCAGATGGCTTACCTCCGCAACGCCGAGACCGTCGAAGTCGCGAAGGGTGAATTCCCGGGCTACGCCGAGTTCATCAGCCTCTCGATGGTTGGCCAGATCAACAATCGTCCAGGGCACCCGGGTGCGGACCTTCGAGTTCGGCAGGCCATGAACCTGGCGATCGACCCGGATGTCCTCGATCAACGTTCTCGTGGCGGCAAAGGCATGCCCGGTGGGGAGATGTTTCAGCCGTGGTCCATGTGGCACAACGATATCGAACCTTCGAGGCTGGATCCTGCGAGGGCTCGCGAGTTGCTCGACGATGCCAAGAAGGACGGCTACGACGGGAACATCACCTACGTAGGCACGTCGGATCCCAACGGCCAGGCTGCTGCGCTAGCGGTACAGGCGATGCTGCAGTCGGTCGGGTTCACGGTGAACGTCGAATATGCGGCGAGCACCGCAGATATGGTCAAGCGACTCTACGCGGATCACAGCTACGATTTGGCGCTCGGCGGCAATGGGCTACTCGATGCCGCGCCGTTCCTGCGTCTGTACTCCGCGCTGTACAGCACGTCTGCGAATAACACCGTCGGAGTTGCGAACCCGGAGATGGATGCCACCCTGGACGCCATTCAGGCCGCTGGTACAGCCGAGGACAAGAAGGCTGCCTTGGCTGATCTGCAGACGTTGTTCAACGAGCAGGTGCCGATCATGGTTTGGGGTGCTGGTGCGAACTACGTGCCGTGGAGTGAGAACGTCTACGGACTGATGCCGAGCCTGGACAGCATCATTCTGTTGGATGAGGCCTGGATCAAATAG
- a CDS encoding Rieske 2Fe-2S domain-containing protein, producing MNPAANETVLSPRVQELMDRIDTGLLDGKIPSAIMGNPEVYQAELRKIFGRAWVYLAHESEIEANGDYVVRKIGEDSFVVTRDEIGTINVLFDACRHRGVQICRSDSGNSSHFRCPYHGWTYSSDGSLVGAPLWKNAFGNMSKEKNGLARAAQVESFHGLVFATLDASAPPLREYLGGMAWYLDLIFGLDKDGVEVLGKPQRFIVDANWKSGADNFSGDDYHLGTLHKSVWSIGAFPVPFSENMMGYHIQASPGHSLSFSMAEYADEPGPNFFGFPESLAEHFDSVNISPEQLEVARRSRVFVGNVFPNFSILALPMTEDGANHAPTGILTIRTWQPKGPGQIEIWNWFVGYKNMTPEQKERTYQAGLGTFSLGGSFEMDDTEPWLSVTKNGGSVAAEVLDFELNYEMGMPGIGMATPVSDWPGPGKVFWTRYEEGVQRNMYQFYADMMRKGPGEWPEFEF from the coding sequence ATGAACCCTGCAGCGAACGAGACTGTTCTTTCGCCCCGAGTCCAGGAACTGATGGACCGCATCGACACTGGACTGCTCGACGGAAAAATTCCCTCCGCGATCATGGGGAATCCGGAGGTCTACCAGGCAGAACTACGCAAAATTTTCGGGCGCGCCTGGGTGTACCTCGCCCATGAATCCGAGATCGAGGCCAACGGTGACTACGTCGTTCGCAAAATCGGTGAGGATTCGTTTGTCGTTACCCGCGACGAGATCGGCACGATCAACGTTCTGTTCGACGCTTGCCGTCATCGTGGTGTCCAAATCTGTCGTTCCGATTCGGGTAACTCATCTCATTTTCGCTGCCCGTACCACGGTTGGACATACTCCTCCGACGGGTCGCTCGTCGGTGCACCGTTGTGGAAGAACGCCTTTGGCAATATGAGCAAGGAGAAGAACGGGCTTGCACGTGCCGCGCAGGTCGAGTCATTTCACGGACTTGTCTTTGCCACCCTCGATGCGTCAGCACCGCCGCTGCGCGAATATCTCGGCGGTATGGCGTGGTACCTCGATCTGATATTCGGTCTCGACAAAGACGGCGTAGAGGTCCTCGGCAAGCCCCAGCGATTCATCGTCGACGCCAATTGGAAGTCCGGTGCCGACAATTTCTCCGGCGACGACTATCACCTCGGTACCTTGCACAAGTCGGTCTGGAGCATCGGTGCTTTCCCAGTTCCCTTCAGCGAGAACATGATGGGATATCACATCCAGGCCTCGCCGGGCCATTCGCTGTCGTTTTCGATGGCGGAATATGCAGATGAGCCGGGCCCCAACTTCTTCGGCTTCCCCGAGTCGCTCGCCGAGCACTTCGACAGCGTGAACATCTCGCCCGAACAACTCGAGGTTGCGCGCCGCTCACGGGTCTTTGTCGGCAATGTCTTCCCGAACTTTTCCATTCTTGCTTTACCGATGACCGAGGACGGCGCGAATCATGCACCCACCGGAATTCTGACGATTCGCACGTGGCAGCCCAAGGGGCCCGGACAGATCGAGATCTGGAACTGGTTCGTGGGTTACAAGAACATGACACCTGAGCAGAAGGAACGCACCTACCAAGCCGGACTCGGCACGTTCTCGCTCGGCGGGTCCTTCGAGATGGACGATACCGAGCCGTGGCTCAGCGTCACGAAGAACGGCGGATCCGTTGCCGCGGAAGTCCTCGACTTCGAGTTGAACTACGAGATGGGAATGCCTGGAATAGGCATGGCGACACCGGTTTCCGATTGGCCCGGTCCAGGCAAGGTGTTCTGGACCCGTTATGAGGAGGGTGTTCAGCGCAACATGTACCAGTTCTACGCGGACATGATGCGCAAGGGTCCTGGCGAGTGGCCGGAGTTCGAATTTTGA
- a CDS encoding TauD/TfdA family dioxygenase produces MEYETISVAPVTRSLGAVISGIDLTQPLSGQQFEDISKAIREHLVVFFRDQDLTDEQHLAFASNFGIPNVYPTTRARGLDRPMEFIEDGPNSSPKADLWHTDVAILETPPDFGVLSMRHAPDAGGDTMWLNLYQVYENLSEPMKRLVLELEQYVHPGELMEQITIEKFGQEVWDKVASDFSGVYHPLVRKHPETGRPALFMCGSNVRNLVGMTPRESDTILDLLRRGLEEPSLQLRWRWSNNDIALWDERCTNHRALSDHTGLVRKVRRCTVGAGRPAPM; encoded by the coding sequence GTGGAATACGAAACGATTTCGGTTGCGCCCGTTACCCGGAGTTTGGGTGCCGTGATCAGTGGTATCGACCTGACTCAACCGCTCTCGGGACAGCAATTCGAGGATATTTCGAAAGCAATCCGCGAACACTTGGTCGTGTTCTTCCGCGACCAGGATCTGACCGACGAGCAGCATCTAGCATTTGCGTCGAACTTCGGCATTCCGAACGTGTACCCGACCACTCGTGCGCGCGGACTCGATCGACCGATGGAATTCATCGAGGACGGCCCGAACAGCTCGCCCAAGGCAGATCTCTGGCACACCGACGTCGCAATCCTCGAGACGCCTCCTGATTTTGGTGTGCTCTCGATGCGTCATGCTCCCGATGCGGGCGGAGATACTATGTGGCTCAACCTGTATCAGGTATACGAGAACCTGTCGGAACCCATGAAGCGTCTTGTTCTCGAGCTGGAACAGTACGTCCATCCGGGAGAATTGATGGAACAGATCACCATCGAGAAGTTCGGGCAGGAAGTGTGGGACAAGGTTGCTTCGGACTTCTCCGGCGTCTACCACCCTCTCGTTCGCAAGCATCCGGAAACGGGGCGCCCAGCCTTGTTCATGTGCGGATCGAACGTACGGAATCTTGTTGGCATGACTCCCCGCGAAAGCGATACCATTCTGGACCTTCTCCGTCGTGGTCTCGAAGAGCCCAGTCTCCAATTGCGTTGGCGTTGGAGCAATAACGACATTGCGTTGTGGGACGAGCGGTGCACCAATCACCGCGCTCTGAGCGACCATACCGGCCTGGTTCGGAAGGTTCGGCGTTGCACGGTCGGTGCAGGCCGACCAGCCCCCATGTAA
- a CDS encoding amidohydrolase codes for MRIDALFTNGKIRTLDSGRPTAQRIGIHNGRIVGFDEELDGVTADRTVDLAGAPVLPGFHDAHYHMSLTGARLASLDLRPGVVNSLDQLYRTVAARASEMPAGAWVRGSGYDQNIIGGHPTAEALDAVAGGRPVLLEHVSGHMITVNSTAFELAGFSGPVDVPDFDGGTVVRTADGRAEGLLMEKAMAFVYELVRPVDLDDVQHNLGLAGAQALRYGLTSATEPGLGDYRMVGNSPVDFHSYQQAVETGTLRTRMTLMPYCTTLHDIEGIKDRSWFGLDLGIRTGFGDDRLRVGPVKIVSDGSFIGRSAAMHHCYHGEPNNHGVMQFDPKELRDMIVGAHESGWSVAAHAIGDAAIDHVMDAVDKAQRRTPRPNVRHRIEHFALTTDHQIARAASLGLIAVPQGTFISDFGDGMMDAVEPKLAPLIYRMKSLLNAGMILPGSTDAPVSDGNPLVSIHDMVNRTTASGRVLGPDERLTVEEAVRAYTYGSAYAVDQENDKGTLRTGQLGDLVVLSDDLFEVQVEKIRDVTVGATVIGGEVVYSDGVAAS; via the coding sequence TTGCGTATCGATGCTCTCTTCACGAATGGAAAGATCCGCACTCTCGATTCGGGCCGGCCCACTGCGCAGCGAATCGGTATCCACAACGGACGGATCGTGGGTTTCGACGAAGAACTCGACGGTGTCACTGCGGACCGCACAGTAGACCTCGCAGGAGCGCCGGTCCTGCCCGGGTTCCACGATGCGCACTATCACATGTCGCTGACCGGGGCCCGCCTCGCATCGCTGGATCTCCGTCCCGGAGTGGTCAATTCGCTCGACCAGCTATATCGGACCGTTGCCGCTCGTGCGTCGGAAATGCCGGCAGGTGCATGGGTACGTGGTTCGGGGTACGACCAGAACATCATCGGTGGACATCCGACTGCGGAGGCACTCGATGCTGTCGCAGGCGGACGGCCGGTGCTCCTCGAACACGTCTCCGGCCACATGATCACAGTCAACTCCACAGCCTTTGAACTGGCGGGCTTCTCCGGCCCCGTCGACGTTCCCGACTTCGACGGGGGAACAGTGGTGCGCACAGCAGACGGCAGGGCCGAAGGTCTGCTGATGGAGAAGGCGATGGCCTTCGTGTACGAACTGGTACGACCCGTAGATCTCGACGACGTTCAACATAATCTGGGCCTTGCCGGCGCACAGGCACTTCGATACGGCCTGACCTCCGCCACGGAACCAGGCCTCGGAGATTATCGTATGGTCGGAAACTCGCCGGTAGACTTCCATTCCTATCAGCAGGCCGTCGAAACCGGCACCCTGCGAACGCGTATGACGTTGATGCCGTACTGCACCACGCTCCACGACATCGAAGGAATCAAAGACCGGAGTTGGTTCGGCCTCGACCTGGGCATCAGGACAGGCTTCGGGGATGACCGTCTGCGCGTCGGCCCGGTAAAGATCGTTTCCGACGGATCCTTCATCGGCCGATCAGCAGCCATGCACCACTGCTACCACGGTGAGCCGAACAATCACGGAGTCATGCAGTTCGACCCGAAGGAACTGCGAGATATGATCGTCGGCGCTCACGAGAGCGGGTGGAGCGTTGCCGCTCATGCCATCGGCGACGCCGCTATCGACCACGTCATGGATGCCGTGGACAAAGCTCAACGTCGCACTCCGCGCCCGAATGTCCGGCACCGGATTGAACACTTTGCGCTCACCACCGATCACCAGATCGCTCGCGCAGCATCATTGGGTCTGATCGCCGTCCCTCAGGGAACGTTCATCTCGGACTTCGGCGACGGCATGATGGATGCCGTCGAGCCGAAGTTGGCACCATTGATCTACCGAATGAAGTCACTGCTCAATGCCGGAATGATTCTCCCGGGCTCCACGGACGCACCCGTCTCCGACGGGAATCCCCTGGTCAGCATTCACGACATGGTCAACCGAACCACGGCGTCAGGTCGCGTTCTCGGACCCGATGAGAGGCTGACCGTCGAGGAAGCGGTACGTGCCTATACCTATGGATCTGCTTATGCCGTGGATCAGGAGAACGACAAGGGCACGCTGCGTACCGGTCAGCTCGGCGACCTCGTTGTCCTCTCGGACGACTTGTTCGAGGTTCAGGTCGAGAAAATCCGTGACGTGACCGTCGGTGCCACTGTCATCGGTGGCGAGGTCGTGTACAGCGACGGAGTCGCAGCGTCCTGA
- a CDS encoding NADH-ubiquinone oxidoreductase-F iron-sulfur binding region domain-containing protein: MTLATESTLYRAPSVNAPARVVGGTPARLILPEVATGKWGLSNEIRHGFFGPAVDSAEFLAELEKSGLRGRGGAGFPAYLKFAAVAQAEGESVVVANGHEGEPASVKDRWLLTHRPHLVLDGLLIAAEVTGSSEAIVYVSDPDAIGAVNQAIRDITAAGLLPDGVTLRTHHGENTYVAGEESAVCQSINGFVAKPTSKPPRPFQSGVRGLPTLISNVETLAHVAWIKRYGADEFAAVGSGTSGGTALFTLTGAVAAPGVYEMSLGSPMSELLRAGSATGDVGGLMIGGWFGGILSGGHSDLICCYDAIRAAGSGLGCAAVTVLGDNDDLLAIAGELSAWFQSESAMQCGVCVSGTTAISRTFRQVLSGDTSPVHHENLLRWGTSLSGRGACAFIDGAATLARTAGAELLRRNREEEGS; this comes from the coding sequence ATGACACTCGCAACGGAATCGACACTGTACCGAGCGCCATCGGTAAATGCTCCGGCACGTGTGGTAGGTGGCACTCCGGCACGGCTCATTCTGCCCGAGGTGGCCACGGGGAAGTGGGGGTTGTCGAACGAAATCCGCCACGGATTCTTCGGTCCCGCTGTTGATTCGGCCGAATTCCTAGCGGAACTCGAGAAGTCCGGTCTCCGAGGGCGCGGCGGTGCCGGGTTTCCCGCGTATCTCAAATTTGCCGCGGTAGCACAAGCTGAGGGTGAGAGCGTCGTCGTCGCCAACGGACATGAAGGTGAGCCCGCTTCAGTTAAGGATCGGTGGCTTCTCACGCACCGCCCACATCTGGTGTTGGACGGACTACTGATCGCAGCCGAGGTGACGGGGTCGTCCGAGGCGATTGTGTATGTCTCCGACCCGGATGCCATTGGTGCTGTTAATCAGGCAATACGGGACATCACTGCTGCTGGACTTCTTCCAGATGGCGTGACACTTCGGACGCACCACGGAGAGAACACGTATGTTGCCGGTGAAGAATCTGCAGTGTGCCAGTCCATCAACGGATTTGTCGCCAAGCCCACAAGTAAGCCCCCCAGGCCCTTCCAATCCGGGGTGCGAGGGCTCCCGACATTGATCAGCAACGTCGAGACACTCGCGCACGTCGCGTGGATCAAGCGCTACGGCGCGGACGAGTTCGCCGCAGTTGGGTCCGGAACATCTGGGGGTACAGCACTATTCACTCTTACCGGGGCTGTTGCCGCGCCGGGGGTGTACGAGATGTCGCTCGGGTCCCCCATGTCGGAACTTTTGAGGGCAGGCAGTGCAACCGGAGATGTCGGCGGGCTGATGATCGGTGGCTGGTTCGGGGGCATACTCTCCGGCGGCCACAGTGATCTCATCTGTTGCTACGACGCCATCCGGGCAGCGGGAAGTGGCCTCGGCTGCGCGGCGGTCACTGTCCTCGGTGACAACGACGACCTTCTCGCGATCGCCGGCGAACTCAGTGCCTGGTTCCAGTCGGAGTCAGCGATGCAGTGTGGTGTGTGTGTCAGTGGTACGACCGCGATTTCTCGCACTTTTCGGCAGGTACTCAGCGGGGATACTTCGCCTGTCCACCATGAAAACCTGCTGCGGTGGGGGACGAGCTTGAGTGGGCGCGGTGCGTGCGCATTTATTGACGGCGCCGCGACTCTGGCCCGCACTGCCGGCGCGGAGCTGCTGCGCCGCAACAGGGAAGAGGAAGGGTCTTGA
- a CDS encoding aromatic-ring-hydroxylating dioxygenase subunit beta — translation MLTMQPLTDARPLSISDQRHVEVVDFLHYEAELLDDLNERRWLTELVSPDIEYQVPVRETVERARGAGFSTTTFHLKENLGSLNSRVTRGETKYAWAEDPPSRVRHFVTNIRVRAHESNNGDLLRAKSNILIYRTRQSQTNPQMLSGERADVLRREDGQLKLLRRVVYLDLSVIGTHNLSLFF, via the coding sequence ATGTTGACCATGCAGCCCCTTACTGACGCTCGTCCACTCTCGATATCCGACCAGCGGCACGTTGAGGTCGTGGACTTCTTGCACTACGAAGCTGAGCTCCTCGACGATCTCAACGAACGTCGTTGGCTAACTGAGTTGGTCAGCCCGGATATCGAGTATCAGGTTCCTGTCCGTGAGACTGTCGAACGTGCGCGGGGCGCCGGCTTTTCGACTACCACATTCCATCTCAAGGAGAACCTCGGCTCGCTTAACTCGCGAGTGACCCGCGGCGAGACGAAGTATGCATGGGCGGAAGACCCGCCGTCTCGTGTGCGCCACTTTGTCACCAACATTCGTGTTCGTGCTCACGAGAGCAACAACGGCGATCTCTTGAGGGCAAAAAGTAATATCTTGATCTACCGCACGCGGCAGTCTCAGACGAATCCGCAGATGCTCTCGGGAGAGCGCGCAGATGTATTACGCAGGGAAGACGGCCAACTTAAGCTTCTCCGGCGAGTTGTCTACCTGGATCTCAGCGTTATCGGAACGCATAACCTCTCGCTCTTCTTCTGA
- a CDS encoding MFS transporter, protein MSTSSTTHNSEQAARQRRSMAGAFVGTAIEWYDFYIFGTAAALVFGKVFYPGIAPGAALMASFATLWVGFLARPIGGMVFGHFGDKLGRKNILVVTLVMMGVATTLIGLLPTYAQIGVAAPILLVVLRALQGIAVGGEWGGAVLMATENATEKKKGLAGAWVQQGSPAGAIMATLVFMAVSQLPDAQFLAWGWRIPFLLSALLVVAGLVIRLKVEESQDFIEAKKKDAVVQAPILEVFRTAPTIVFLGIVASIMGISLAYFTNTFLLSWTTNSLGIERQIMLNILLGMAVLQFIWQPLAALIAEKIGELQVMVLGLGVAVVMVVPFFLAINSANPAAIAVTLYITILGGCAYYALLANALAAAFPANIRFTGVSLAYQLCSSLIGGSTPLIAQWILNNSDGSPWGVAAFYAAMLIATIFGVWGLSRAAARRTPAQVPAVVSAS, encoded by the coding sequence TTGAGTACCTCCAGCACTACACACAACTCTGAACAGGCCGCGCGTCAACGACGCTCGATGGCCGGCGCATTTGTCGGTACCGCTATCGAGTGGTACGACTTCTACATCTTCGGCACCGCCGCAGCCTTGGTTTTCGGTAAGGTCTTTTATCCCGGTATCGCGCCTGGGGCTGCGCTGATGGCGTCGTTCGCGACGCTGTGGGTCGGCTTTCTCGCCCGACCCATCGGCGGCATGGTTTTCGGTCACTTCGGCGACAAACTGGGTCGAAAGAACATTCTGGTCGTCACCCTGGTGATGATGGGTGTAGCGACGACGCTGATCGGACTGCTACCCACCTACGCTCAGATCGGCGTCGCTGCGCCGATTCTGCTGGTAGTTCTGCGCGCTCTGCAGGGCATCGCGGTCGGTGGTGAATGGGGCGGCGCCGTTCTGATGGCGACGGAGAACGCTACTGAAAAGAAGAAGGGTCTCGCCGGGGCATGGGTTCAGCAAGGGTCTCCAGCTGGCGCGATCATGGCGACACTCGTTTTCATGGCTGTCAGCCAGCTTCCGGATGCGCAATTCCTTGCATGGGGATGGCGAATTCCGTTCCTGCTCTCCGCATTGTTGGTCGTCGCCGGACTGGTCATCAGGTTGAAAGTCGAAGAGTCACAAGACTTCATCGAGGCGAAGAAGAAGGATGCGGTGGTCCAGGCACCGATCCTGGAAGTCTTCCGAACGGCCCCGACCATCGTGTTCCTCGGAATCGTGGCGTCGATCATGGGAATCTCGCTGGCCTACTTCACCAATACCTTCCTGCTGTCCTGGACGACCAATTCGCTCGGTATCGAACGCCAGATCATGCTCAATATTCTGCTGGGTATGGCAGTACTGCAGTTCATCTGGCAGCCACTCGCAGCCCTGATAGCCGAGAAGATCGGCGAACTTCAGGTGATGGTTCTCGGTCTCGGGGTCGCCGTCGTGATGGTCGTCCCCTTCTTCCTGGCGATCAACTCCGCGAACCCGGCCGCTATCGCGGTGACGCTGTACATCACCATTCTCGGTGGTTGTGCGTACTACGCATTGCTCGCGAACGCCCTCGCTGCTGCCTTCCCCGCGAACATTCGATTCACCGGGGTATCGCTTGCCTACCAACTGTGTTCATCGCTCATCGGTGGTTCGACACCGTTGATCGCCCAGTGGATTCTCAACAATTCCGATGGCAGTCCATGGGGCGTTGCAGCGTTCTATGCAGCAATGCTGATCGCCACGATCTTCGGTGTCTGGGGTCTGAGTCGTGCTGCCGCCCGGCGCACTCCGGCGCAGGTTCCGGCCGTGGTCTCAGCTAGCTGA
- a CDS encoding isochorismatase family protein has protein sequence MSQTESELRERYRLGGLLGKLTPGSAPAVVVVDLQYGFTDARYDPGFDLDDVVASTKKLVDAARESNVPVYFSTISFPEDDGIGATWLRKMPALSGLRKGERAIEIDQRLAMRENETLVVKQTASAFAHTRLAETLASAGTDTVIVTGATTSGCIRATVVDSCAANLTTFVVRECVGDREVGPHNASLLDIDAKYGDVISLETATDIVRKSTVRGLS, from the coding sequence GTGTCGCAGACCGAATCCGAGTTGCGTGAGCGTTATCGACTTGGCGGTCTGCTGGGCAAGTTGACGCCGGGTAGCGCACCGGCTGTCGTGGTCGTAGACCTGCAGTACGGCTTTACCGATGCTCGATACGACCCCGGATTCGACCTCGACGACGTGGTCGCGTCCACGAAAAAACTGGTGGACGCGGCGAGGGAAAGCAATGTGCCGGTCTACTTCAGTACCATCTCCTTCCCCGAGGATGACGGAATCGGTGCTACCTGGCTTCGAAAGATGCCGGCGCTCAGCGGGTTACGTAAGGGGGAACGTGCTATCGAGATTGACCAACGCCTGGCAATGCGCGAGAACGAGACATTGGTTGTCAAGCAAACCGCCTCGGCTTTTGCGCACACGAGGCTCGCCGAAACCCTTGCCTCGGCGGGTACAGATACCGTGATCGTCACCGGTGCAACAACTTCAGGTTGCATCCGTGCGACAGTAGTTGATTCCTGCGCCGCAAACCTGACGACATTTGTTGTCCGTGAATGCGTTGGCGACAGGGAAGTTGGACCGCACAACGCGTCACTCCTCGACATCGACGCCAAATACGGCGATGTCATTTCACTCGAAACAGCAACAGACATAGTCCGAAAGTCCACAGTCAGGGGGTTGTCATGA
- a CDS encoding IS6 family transposase, with translation MCDDAVVSTYKGYRFPREIISHCVWLYYRFTLPLREIELLMAAGGVEVSYETVRAWCVRFGPEFARRLRQAEDKWHLDEVFVKIGGVRKYLWRAVDQHGNVLDILIQDKRDGKAATRFFRKLLKKQGRRPRVLVTDKLRSYQVAHRKTRSTTEHRQNKYLNNRCEKSHQPTRQRERAMKGFRSVGAAQLFLSSFSRIAPHFRPPRHRMNATDYRTELAIRFQVWDRVTEMTVAA, from the coding sequence ATCTGCGATGATGCGGTTGTGTCGACGTACAAGGGATACCGGTTTCCACGCGAGATCATCTCCCACTGCGTATGGCTGTATTACCGGTTCACGCTTCCACTCCGGGAGATCGAGTTGCTCATGGCCGCCGGCGGGGTCGAGGTGTCGTACGAGACGGTCCGCGCGTGGTGCGTCCGGTTCGGGCCCGAATTCGCCCGCCGGCTGCGCCAGGCCGAGGACAAGTGGCATCTCGACGAAGTGTTCGTCAAGATCGGCGGAGTCAGGAAGTACTTGTGGCGGGCAGTCGATCAGCACGGCAACGTCCTCGACATATTGATTCAGGACAAGCGGGACGGTAAAGCTGCGACCAGGTTCTTCAGGAAACTACTGAAGAAGCAAGGCCGTCGGCCTCGGGTACTGGTCACCGACAAGCTTCGCAGCTACCAGGTCGCGCACCGGAAGACGAGGTCGACAACTGAGCACCGGCAAAACAAGTACTTGAATAATCGATGCGAGAAATCCCATCAACCGACCCGGCAACGTGAACGCGCGATGAAAGGGTTCCGCTCCGTCGGTGCAGCGCAACTGTTTCTGTCCTCGTTCAGTCGCATCGCCCCGCACTTCCGCCCGCCCCGCCACCGGATGAACGCCACCGACTACCGCACCGAACTTGCTATCAGGTTCCAGGTATGGGATCGGGTTACCGAAATGACCGTCGCTGCCTGA